The following are encoded in a window of Primulina eburnea isolate SZY01 chromosome 4, ASM2296580v1, whole genome shotgun sequence genomic DNA:
- the LOC140828917 gene encoding probable serine/threonine-protein kinase PBL19, producing MKRFCIFFKENTNGGTRKSASKLRKSTASAPSNRSIADLRVFSVPELKEATQNFNKLRRIGEGGFGTVYKGVIKPQNGGEEPTTIVAIKKLDPQGWQGHKQWIAEIQFLGVLDHPNLVKLFGYCSSDGERGIQRLLVYEYMPNKSLEDHLFNKAMPTIPWITRLRIILGAAQGMAYLHEGLQVQVIYRDFKSSNVLLDKEFNAKLSDFGLAREGPTGDRSHVSTAPIGTCGYAAPEYVETGRLTSKSDVWSFGVVLYEMITGRRTLERNLPLAEQKLIEWVRQFPPQTKRFGMIIDQRLQKQHSQNSARTIAKLADSCLNKNPKDRPAMSQVVEILNQVIMQEESVTRNDFSNHLLEF from the exons ATGAAGCGTTTCTGCATATTCTTCAAAGAAAATACCAATGGTGGAACTCGGAAATCAGCCTCAAAGTTGAGAAAATCCACTGCGTCCGCGCCATCGAATCGGAGCATCGCAGATTTAAGGGTATTTTCTGTTCCTGAACTGAAGGAAGCAACCCAAAATTTCAACAAATTGCGCAGGATCGGGGAGGGTGGCTTTGGGACTGTGTATAAAGGTGTGATTAAGCCACAAAATGGCGGGGAAGAACCCACTACTATTGTTGCCATCAAGAAACTCGATCCACAAGGTTGGCAGGGCCACAAGCAGTGGATTGCGGAGATCCAATTCCTTGGAGTTCTAGATCACCCTAATCTGGTAAAGCTTTTCGGGTACTGTTCCTCGGATGGAGAAAGAGGAATCCAACGATTATTAGTTTACGAGTATATGCCTAATAAAAGCTTGGAGGATCATCTTTTCAACAAGGCAATGCCCACAATACCCTGGATTACTAGACTACGCATTATTCTCGGGGCAGCTCAAGGAATGGCTTATCTGCACGAAGGTTTGCAAGTACAG GTGATATACAGGGACTTCAAGTCCTCCAACGTCCTGTTGGACAAGGAATTCAATGCCAAGCTTTCAGACTTTGGTCTCGCAAGAGAAGGCCCCACAGGGGACCGGTCTCACGTGTCCACAGCGCCCATTGGGACGTGCGGGTATGCGGCCCCAGAATATGTAGAAACGGGGCGTCTGACGAGCAAGAGTGATGTATGGAGCTTCGGAGTCGTGCTTTATGAGATGATCACTGGAAGGCGGACATTGGAAAGAAACCTTCCACTGGCAGAGCAAAAGCTTATTGAATGGGTGAGACAGTTTCCTCCCCAGACCAAAAGGTTTGGCATGATAATTGATCAACGACTGCAAAAACAGCATTCCCAGAATTCGGCTAGAACCATTGCAAAATTGGCTGATAGCTGTCTCAACAAGAACCCAAAAGATCGTCCGGCGATGAGCCAAGTGGTGGAGATCTTGAATCAAGTTATAATGCAAGAAGAATCAGTCACCAGAAATGATTTTTCAAATCACTTATtagaattttga
- the LOC140828918 gene encoding uncharacterized protein has protein sequence MEEEKSVSLPYEGEEVNNHGWQKVTYAKKQRQKQAVQNGSADLPERGSVFKGLEKHSEERRRKLDAQRAAASIYDDDDKLPLRSRKDFGGDEDDEENSDTDINSKENNAAEANKKEKLKKLKKPKVTVAEAAANIDDSDLAAFLSDISGSYEGQQDIQLMRFADYFGRAFSGVSASQFPWLKMFRESAVAKLADVPVSSISEAVYKTSVDWINHFSYDALGTFVLWSFDRFLTGLVTQLLGPKGSRRGAEPSSSKSQVAIFLVLAMVLRRKPDVLINVLPIFMQNSKYQGQDKLPIIIWMIVQACQGDLAVGLYLWAHHILPILGGKSGSNPQIRELILQLVERILAAPKARVVLVNNAVRKGERLMPPESLDFLLHLTFPASPARVKATERFEAIYPILKEVALAGSPGSKAMKQTSLQIQTFSVKAAGEGIPALSLEATSIFIWCLTQNLDCYKQWDKIYVDNIEASVAALRKLDEEWNNFSFKQSSLQALTETLKSFRQKNEKAWSDDAHQAFFKDADKYCKTILGRLSSGRGCVKTMAVTVVILAVGAALFYPSLNVSDWKKLSILLNKMVIGD, from the exons ATGGAAGAAGAGAAATCAGTTTCCCTCCCATACGAAGGAGAAGAAGTAAACAATCATGGCTGGCAGAAAGTCACCTACGCCAAAAAACAGCGGCAAAAGCAGGCTGTACAGAACGGATCCGCTGATTTACCTGAAAGAGGTAGCGTTTTTAAGGGCTTGGAGAAGCACTCGGAGGAACGGCGCCGGAAATTGGACGCACAGCGCGCTGCTGCCTCGATTTACGATGACGACGATAAGTTGCCGTTGAGATCGAGGAAGGATTTTGGAGGAGACGAAGATGATGAGGAGAACAGCGATACTGATATCAATTCGAAGGAGAATAATGCTGCGGAGGCGAACAAGAAGGAGAAGCTCAAGAAGCTTAAAAAGCCTAAGGTGACGGTGGCGGAGGCCGCTGCCAATATCGACGATTCTGATCTCGCAGCTTTTCTTTCCGATATTtct GGATCGTATGAAGGGCAGCAGGACATACAATTGATGAGGTTTGCCGATTATTTTGGGCGTGCATTTTCGGGGGTCAGCGCATCACAGTTCCCGTGGCTGAAGATGTTTAGAGAATCGGCGGTGGCTAAATTAGCTGAT GTACCTGTTTCTTCTATTTCTGAAGCTGTTTACAAGACCTCGGTTGACTGGATCAATCATTTCTCCTATGATGCATTAGGGACCTTTGTGTTATGGTCATTTGACAGATTTCTTACTGGCTTGGTAACCCAATTGTTGGGGCCTAAGGGCTCAAGGAGAGGAGCAGAGCCATCATCCTCAAAGTCTCAG GTTGCCATCTTTTTAGTCTTAGCAATGGTATTACGGCGGAAACCTGATGTACTAATAAATGTATTGCCGATATTCATGCAAAATTCGAAATATCAAGGACAAGATAAGCTTCCAATTATTATATGGATGATAGTTCAG GCCTGTCAAGGAGATCTGGCTGTTGGATTGTACCTATGGGCACATCATATTTTGCCAATACTTGGAGGAAAATCGGGGTCTAACCCACAGATTAGGGAATTGATTTTGCAGCTAGTTGAAAG GATACTGGCTGCACCTAAAGCTCGCGTTGTATTAGTGAACAATGCTGTTAGGAAAGGGGAGCGTTTGATGCCACCAGAATCCCTGGACTTTCTGTTACATTTAACATTTCCTGCATCTCCCGCGCGAGTTAAG GCTACTGAAAGATTTGAGGCAATCTACCCCATCCTCAAAGAGGTTGCTCTTGCTGGTTCTCCTGGAAGCAAAGCCATGAAGCAGACCTCACTGCAGATACAAACATTTTCTGTGAAAGCAGCTGGAGAAG GAATTCCAGCACTATCTCTGGAAGCAACAAGCATCTTCATATGGTGTTTAACTCAGAATCTTGATTGCTACAAGCAGTGG GACAAGATTTACGTAGATAACATAGAGGCCAGTGTAGCTGCCTTGAGAAAGCTTGACGAGGAGTggaataatttttcttttaaacagtCTTCTCTTCAAGCACTCACTGAAACTTTGAAAAGTTTCAGACAGAAG AATGAAAAAGCATGGAGTGACGATGCTCACCAAGCTTTCTTCAAGGATGCAGATAAATATTGTAAGACAATATTAGGAAGGCTATCAAGCGGCCGTGGTTGCGTGAAAACCATGGCTGTTACTGTTGTGATACTAGCTGTGGGAGCCGCCTTGTTTTATCCAAGCCTGAATGTGTCGGATTGGAAGAAGTTATCCATCCTATTGAACAAAATGGTGATCGGTGATTAA
- the LOC140829879 gene encoding NAD(P)H-quinone oxidoreductase subunit L, chloroplastic isoform X1: protein MNSLSSHVPKALPSLLFHPCNPKFRSSSISCKQTQSHLYPNSANQGRTSLSLKIIKDSVAEIPGLAIQVGALLGTVGLCFVAEPAFAVTGVSDEEDLVWVLIQSGIAAFLYFIVAPPIIMNWLRVRWYRRGLVEMYFQFMFVFIFYAGVLLWAPFLNFRKFPRDPSMKYPWSTPENPSEIKGGFLKYPWAKPEDYD, encoded by the exons ATGAACTCATTGAGCTCCCACGTCCCCAAGGCTCTGCCATCTCTTCTCTTCCATCCCTGTAATCCCAAATTCCGTTCTTCCTCCATTTCTTGTAAACAAACCCAATCCCATCTCTATCCCAACTCAGCTAATCAG GGAAGAACCAGTTTGAGCTTGAAGATAATCAAAGATTCGGTGGCTGAAATTCCTGGTTTGGCAATTCAAGTTGGAGCGCTTCTGGGGACTGTCGGATTGTGTTTC GTTGCGGAGCCAGCTTTTGCGGTGACGGGAGTGAGCGATGAAGAAGATTTGGTCTGGGTTTTGATCCAGTCGGGAATTGCGGCTTTCCTGTATTTCATTGTCGCTCCG CCCATCATAATGAATTGGCTTCGGGTTAGATGGTACAGGAGGGGCTTAGTGGAAATGTATTTTCAATTCATGTTCGTTTTCATCTTCTATGCGGG GGTATTGCTTTGGGCACCATTTCTCAACTTCAGAAAGTTCCCCAGAGATCCATCAATGAAGTATCCTTGGTCCACACCGGAAAATCCTTCCGAGATTAAAGGTGGATTCTTGAAGTACCCATGGGCTAAACCAGAAGACTATGACTAA
- the LOC140829879 gene encoding NAD(P)H-quinone oxidoreductase subunit L, chloroplastic isoform X2, with the protein MNSLSSHVPKALPSLLFHPCNPKFRSSSISCKQTQSHLYPNSANQGRTSLSLKIIKDSVAEIPGLAIQVGALLGTVAEPAFAVTGVSDEEDLVWVLIQSGIAAFLYFIVAPPIIMNWLRVRWYRRGLVEMYFQFMFVFIFYAGVLLWAPFLNFRKFPRDPSMKYPWSTPENPSEIKGGFLKYPWAKPEDYD; encoded by the exons ATGAACTCATTGAGCTCCCACGTCCCCAAGGCTCTGCCATCTCTTCTCTTCCATCCCTGTAATCCCAAATTCCGTTCTTCCTCCATTTCTTGTAAACAAACCCAATCCCATCTCTATCCCAACTCAGCTAATCAG GGAAGAACCAGTTTGAGCTTGAAGATAATCAAAGATTCGGTGGCTGAAATTCCTGGTTTGGCAATTCAAGTTGGAGCGCTTCTGGGGACT GTTGCGGAGCCAGCTTTTGCGGTGACGGGAGTGAGCGATGAAGAAGATTTGGTCTGGGTTTTGATCCAGTCGGGAATTGCGGCTTTCCTGTATTTCATTGTCGCTCCG CCCATCATAATGAATTGGCTTCGGGTTAGATGGTACAGGAGGGGCTTAGTGGAAATGTATTTTCAATTCATGTTCGTTTTCATCTTCTATGCGGG GGTATTGCTTTGGGCACCATTTCTCAACTTCAGAAAGTTCCCCAGAGATCCATCAATGAAGTATCCTTGGTCCACACCGGAAAATCCTTCCGAGATTAAAGGTGGATTCTTGAAGTACCCATGGGCTAAACCAGAAGACTATGACTAA